The following are encoded in a window of Paenibacillus polymyxa genomic DNA:
- a CDS encoding VanW family protein, whose translation MKKIHLSVIWIWSGVLALAMLWGGLHLYADRQTLPEGVRVGGMNVGSMDHTAALQLVDKKLDALKQRRLLLTDSDSSAQDIKLTLGEAGIHYKAEAFRNAVKALSSEHLWTRVQTRFSFEKEWSIISFRQEEILRARFGADWEEQRYGMPINAVRQIDGNDQVRYIPGRSARRLDWPRLDAALDKALPKDFTASEEPVRVELPFRQLEPKISVDSLRNEGIERKIVQFSTSLGSSSEGRVYNVNSAASTVDGLILKPGDIFDYGQLIAKAERTHGFREAPVIVNGQLESGIGGGICQVSSTVYNAALRVGLDIVERRNHSLPVSYLPKGQDATFATGSINFRFRNNTGKHLLLRAAVQNRTLTVKFFGTFPSNVSYELESHTVRVLPIPEKRLRNDSLSPGFYQVLRQGKEGYVVETFRVKKVDGKTVDRTRISRDTYRAQQRIIASYGGGTSSEPQTREPEKSIVEDGISE comes from the coding sequence ATGAAAAAAATTCATTTATCTGTCATTTGGATATGGTCTGGTGTTCTGGCGCTGGCCATGTTGTGGGGAGGACTTCATCTGTACGCCGACAGACAAACGCTGCCGGAGGGAGTGAGGGTCGGAGGAATGAACGTAGGAAGCATGGATCACACAGCCGCTCTTCAGCTGGTGGATAAAAAATTGGATGCATTGAAGCAACGTCGACTGCTTCTGACGGACAGTGACAGCAGTGCACAGGATATAAAACTTACACTTGGGGAAGCAGGAATTCATTATAAAGCGGAGGCATTTCGGAATGCCGTGAAGGCACTCAGCTCGGAGCATCTATGGACTCGTGTGCAGACACGTTTTAGCTTCGAAAAAGAATGGTCTATCATATCTTTCCGACAGGAGGAGATATTAAGGGCCCGATTCGGAGCCGATTGGGAGGAGCAACGATACGGCATGCCTATCAATGCTGTGCGTCAGATTGACGGGAATGATCAGGTTCGTTATATTCCAGGGCGCTCTGCCCGACGCCTAGATTGGCCCAGATTGGACGCTGCACTAGATAAGGCGCTGCCCAAGGATTTTACCGCTTCGGAAGAGCCCGTACGAGTGGAATTACCTTTCCGTCAGCTGGAACCGAAAATTTCGGTGGACAGTCTACGGAACGAAGGGATTGAGCGCAAAATCGTACAGTTCTCCACCAGTCTCGGCAGTAGCTCGGAAGGACGCGTGTATAACGTTAATTCAGCGGCAAGCACCGTTGATGGTCTAATTCTTAAGCCAGGCGACATATTCGACTACGGTCAATTGATCGCCAAGGCTGAGCGCACTCATGGCTTTCGTGAAGCTCCAGTGATCGTCAACGGTCAGTTGGAGTCCGGCATAGGCGGCGGGATTTGTCAGGTATCCAGCACGGTGTATAATGCAGCGCTGCGAGTCGGCTTGGACATTGTTGAGCGCCGCAACCATTCTTTGCCAGTCAGCTACCTCCCCAAAGGTCAGGATGCGACTTTTGCTACAGGGTCCATTAATTTTCGTTTTAGAAACAATACAGGCAAGCATTTACTGCTTCGTGCCGCTGTCCAAAACCGAACGCTTACTGTTAAATTTTTTGGTACATTTCCATCCAATGTTTCGTATGAACTGGAATCCCATACGGTTCGCGTACTTCCCATACCGGAGAAGAGACTCCGTAATGACTCACTTTCCCCCGGCTTCTATCAAGTACTTCGGCAAGGCAAAGAAGGGTATGTGGTAGAAACATTCCGGGTAAAAAAGGTAGACGGAAAAACTGTAGATCGCACCCGAATCAGCCGCGATACGTATCGAGCGCAGCAACGCATTATAGCTAGTTATGGCGGTGGCACATCGTCTGAGCCACAAACACGTGAACCCGAGAAATCTATTGTCGAGGACGGTATAAGCGAATAA
- a CDS encoding S-layer homology domain-containing protein, whose amino-acid sequence MGKKLRNTVTGVLSTGLILSAFSAAAAAPQTTSGHWAGDQVQRWSATGQLDGAVKPDAAITRAEFIVLLNRSLGTFTQETPAVTDVTYAGGVKVNGNGSRTFTDVPASHWAYNELTSAVNAGYISGYADNKLKPNGKVTRQEAAAIVGKAIGLTAGNAADVTKFIDSDKIGSWAKKSVAAAAEQKIINGYPDGKFQPLKSLTRAEAIAILDAASGYNLSSVDNLTTTPGGTVTDSTYSNVTDSTYGNTSTTSGSETGDSSTSTSTDSTTTDNSTTIDTNTDTDTTTDTTTDSTTDTATDAVATTEALKVNNVYDGEGTITGTAKAGSTVTAYSNELPIGSAVAKDDGTFSISVLAQKATVRLVIKAEDADGNESEPVEISVLGKRSE is encoded by the coding sequence ATGGGAAAAAAGTTAAGAAACACAGTTACAGGTGTATTGAGTACAGGTCTTATTCTTAGCGCATTCAGTGCAGCGGCAGCTGCTCCCCAAACTACAAGTGGACATTGGGCAGGAGATCAGGTGCAACGCTGGTCAGCCACAGGGCAATTGGACGGGGCGGTAAAACCAGATGCGGCAATCACACGTGCAGAATTTATTGTTCTTCTGAATCGCAGCTTGGGAACGTTCACACAGGAAACTCCAGCAGTGACAGACGTAACATATGCGGGTGGTGTGAAAGTAAACGGTAATGGAAGCAGAACGTTCACAGATGTTCCAGCTTCGCACTGGGCATACAACGAGCTGACAAGTGCCGTGAATGCAGGCTACATAAGCGGCTATGCAGATAACAAGCTCAAACCAAATGGTAAGGTAACACGTCAAGAGGCTGCGGCTATCGTAGGCAAAGCTATTGGACTGACTGCGGGTAACGCAGCAGATGTTACTAAATTCATTGACTCCGACAAAATTGGGTCTTGGGCGAAGAAAAGTGTAGCGGCAGCTGCGGAGCAAAAAATCATCAACGGTTATCCGGATGGTAAATTCCAGCCACTGAAGTCGCTGACTCGTGCAGAGGCGATTGCTATTCTGGACGCTGCTTCCGGTTACAACCTGAGCTCTGTCGATAATCTGACGACGACTCCTGGTGGAACGGTGACGGACTCCACATACAGCAACGTGACAGATTCCACTTATGGTAACACGTCAACTACTTCTGGTAGCGAAACAGGAGATAGCAGCACAAGTACCAGCACAGATAGCACGACTACGGACAACTCTACAACAATAGATACCAACACAGATACAGACACAACTACGGATACGACTACAGATAGCACTACAGACACAGCTACTGACGCAGTAGCAACTACGGAAGCTCTGAAAGTCAACAATGTGTATGATGGAGAAGGTACAATTACGGGGACAGCTAAAGCAGGTTCCACAGTAACCGCCTATTCCAACGAACTGCCTATCGGTAGTGCAGTAGCCAAAGATGATGGCACATTTAGTATCAGTGTGCTTGCTCAAAAAGCAACGGTTAGGCTGGTAATCAAAGCTGAAGATGCAGACGGTAACGAAAGTGAGCCTGTAGAAATTTCTGTTTTGGGTAAACGCAGCGAGTAA